The DNA window ATCAATATCTGCGGCGATTGGTATTGCTGAAGCAAAGTGTCTCACCGGAGGAGACTTTAAAGTCGTTGCCGTCATCGGTGACGGTTCCATATCGGCAGGGATGGCCTTTGAGGCTTTAAATTGGGCAGGAGACCGAAATAAAAACCTGATTATCATATTAAATGATAATGAACTGTGCATCTCGCCCAATGTGGGGGCCATGTCTTCCTATCTGAACCGTGTTATGACCGGTAATACCGTTACAAAATTCAAAACTGAGTTTAAGCACTTCCTGAAGTCTATTCCCTCCATCGGAGAGCAGATGGTGAAATTTACAAAACAGGTCGAGGAATCTCTGAAAGCATTGGTTGTTCCCGGCGCCCTGTTTGAGGAACTGGGTTTCACTTATGTCGGCCCCCTTGAGGGGCATCGCCTGGACCATCTCATTAAGAACCTGAAAAACGTGAGGGAATTAAAAGGGCCGGTTCTTGTACACGTCATTACGAAAAAAGGAATGGGGTATAAATACGCCGAGGACGATCCTGCAAAATTTCATGGCATTGCACCTTTTAAGGTCGATACAGGTGAACCTCTTGCCGAAGACTCTGCACCGCTGTCTTACACGAAAATGTTCGGAAAGACAATGGTGAAACTGGCCCGTGACAATCCCCTTATTGTTGCTGTAACAGCGGCCATGAGCGAAGGTACGGGGCTTGATGCGTTTGCCAGGGAATATCCCGGTCGCTTCTATGATGTAGGTATGGCAGAACAACATGGTGTGACCTTTGCTGCCGGGCTTTCCACACAATCGTTAATCCCGGTGGTGGCGATCTATTCAACCTTCATGCAAAGAGCTTATGATCAGGTTATCCATGACGTCTGTCTCCAGAAACTGCCGGTTGTGCTTGCCCTTGATCGGGGAGGCTTTGTGGGATCCGATGGTCCTACTCATCATGGACTTTTTGACTATTCCTATCTCCGCTCTATTCCGAATATTGTTGTGATGGCGCCCAAGGACGAAAATGAACTCCAGCATATGCTGAAAACGGCTGTTGAGTGCGGCGGACCTGTTTCAATACGATATCCCCGCGGCAGGGGAATCGGCGTGCCTATTGATGATCTTCCTGTTTCTCTTGAGATAGGAAAGGGTGAAATTGTCTATGATACAGAAGGCGCGAATCTCGCTATCGTAGCCATCGGTTCTACGGTTTATCCTGCCATTGCTGCTGCCCTGAAGCTGAAAGAAGAAGGAATCAATGTCAGGGTCA is part of the Deltaproteobacteria bacterium genome and encodes:
- the dxs gene encoding 1-deoxy-D-xylulose-5-phosphate synthase, translated to MVSELEKSKNSVLEKVNFPEDIRRLDIASLNRLAREIREKMIDTVSRNGGHLASSLGTVELTLAIHYVFDTPRDKLIWDVGHQAYAHKIITGRKDLFHTLRKKGGISGFPRREESPYDVFNAGHSSTSISAAIGIAEAKCLTGGDFKVVAVIGDGSISAGMAFEALNWAGDRNKNLIIILNDNELCISPNVGAMSSYLNRVMTGNTVTKFKTEFKHFLKSIPSIGEQMVKFTKQVEESLKALVVPGALFEELGFTYVGPLEGHRLDHLIKNLKNVRELKGPVLVHVITKKGMGYKYAEDDPAKFHGIAPFKVDTGEPLAEDSAPLSYTKMFGKTMVKLARDNPLIVAVTAAMSEGTGLDAFAREYPGRFYDVGMAEQHGVTFAAGLSTQSLIPVVAIYSTFMQRAYDQVIHDVCLQKLPVVLALDRGGFVGSDGPTHHGLFDYSYLRSIPNIVVMAPKDENELQHMLKTAVECGGPVSIRYPRGRGIGVPIDDLPVSLEIGKGEIVYDTEGANLAIVAIGSTVYPAIAAALKLKEEGINVRVINARFVKPLDEKLLCDTAKSTKMILTVEENVLMGGVGSAVLELLEEKAVRGVIVKRIGIKDEFVEHASQAELRRMYGIDEEGIMEAARSMMGIGDCP